AGAATAATAGCTGCTATGCCCATAACGAGGACGCCATTCTGCATTGAAAGTCTTTCCGAGAGGGCAGCAAACCTTCGGGGAAACCATGAATCTATAGCCATATTTGCCATAACGCGGGGGCCATCGATAAAACCTGCCTGGGCGGCAACTATAAGAAGAACTCCTTCTGATAAAATTGTAATCAGTGCAATATAATAGCCGAAAGGCCAGTTCCCAAAAACCCCATCTGCGAGGATTGTATTTAATGTGCGGCCTTCAACGGGGTTTATCCTGAACAGGTAATAGCAGAAAAATAGTCCTCCTGCTGTTATTGCAAGAGATGTGGACATATATGCCATAGTGCGTTTACCGGTTTGCACCTTTGGCTCCCGCAGGATTTGCATGCCGTTCGATACAGCCTCTAGGCCGGTATATGTACCACCGCCGAGAGAGAATGCCCTCAAGAAAATTGCAAGTATACCGATAAAACCAATTGTCGATAGATCCGAACTGGATGTTGTTTTTAATTCGCCAAGTAAAGAATTGATTTGGGGAACATGGGTTATGATGCCATAACCTATCAATAAAATATGCGTAATGATGAAGATCGCGAAAATTGGTGCGAGCAGAGTCACCGATTCTTTTACTCCGCGAAGATTGAGAATAACCAGGGCGAAAATGAGAAACGAAACGAAAAATATCTTGTATTTTTGAAATGTTAAGGGCAAAAAACTGAAAAGGGCATCACCACAGGAAACAAGAGATACCGTAATCGTCAACATATAATCTACAAGCAGTGCGCATCCTGAAACAACGCCGACATTTTTATTAATCGTATGGGTTGCCACAATATATCCGCCGCCGCCATGAGGGAAATGCTCGATGATTCGAGAATAGGCATATGCAATAATAAAGACGGTTAAAGCTGTGGCGACACCTATAACAGGAGCAAGATAAGTATGAGTGCCAAGAGCCCTGAAGGCTTCTTCGGGGCCGTATGACGATGATGAAAGACCGTCTGCCCCGAGACCTATCCAGGCAAGGATGGGGACGAGAGACAGCTTATGAAAAATTGACGGCTCATTGACATCACGGGGTTCGCCTATGAGTTTTCGCTTGATTTTCTCAAACAGTGTCGGTTGCGGTTCTGAGATGTCCGGTTCCATTAAGTATCCTTTTGTATTTTAATTTTTTTGGAAATAGGCGTAAGTTGTTCTGATATAAAATATATGAAAGCAATGCTGCAAAATATTTTCATCTATTGTGTTTTACAGGACGGAATTTTAATACACTCTTAAAAACATTGCAGGTGTTTTTTGTATTAAATTGTAGAATAAAAAACGAGAAACGGCTCGTTCCGTTAGAGATATCCATGATTTTGGGTATAGAGTTATAATGAAATGAAATATTTGTCAATATAAAAAATATAACTGTATAGATTTATATCTTTAAAAAATTCCGCCTGAATATAATATTTTCTTCCTTTTTTTTATGGCAATTTGCTACAATGAAGCTATGAGGAGGGACCATGCAGATAGGTGAATTAGAGAAGGGCAAAGATAAAATCATTATCTCATTGAAGGAGTTTAAAGGAAAACAGTATATTGATATCAGAACCTACTTTGAAAATCAGGAAGGAGAATGGATACCGACAAAAAAAGGTATCTCACTTACACCGGAAAACCTTGATGATGTGATAAAGTTTCTGAAAGAAGCAAAACAGAAGGTTTCTGATAAATAAAAGTTGATATAGGAAAGCTCCATTGTCGTCGATATTTGAGTTGTAGAACTAACGAATTTTTCATAATACCAAAGCAATTTAGACAAAGACCTTAAGGATTGTCCAAAATCTGATTATGTTATTCCGCTTGAAAAAAACGTGGTTTATGAATATGCCCATAGCATTGAATAACAGGCAATTATATGGCATATGAATCTCATATTCAGGAGAAAAGGAAGCAATGATACATTGCTCAAGGCTTTATTAGACTTGACAATGCTTGAAAATTTTCATATCTTAGTACACTTCATGGGCCGTTAACTCAGGTTGGTAGAGTATCTGCCTTTTAAGCAGAGAGTCGCAAGTTCAAGTCTTGCACGGCCCAAATGTCCCCATCGTCTAGAGGCCTAGGACACTGGCCTTTCACGCCGGCAACCGGGGTTCGAATCCCCGTGGGGACGCTTTTTTATTTAATAAAAGTATTTTTTAATCGCCTGATTAACTCAATATACTCTTAGCTATGCGTTCTTTTCGTCTAATTCCTGCATATCCTTAATTTTGATATGTTCTTTTAGCAGGAATATGAATCCCAAAATATTATATGGAATGTACCAGGATGCATGAAACATAATTGAAACTGCAAACCCCTCCTGTTTTGGGACATTAAAAATGGAAAGAATATATACGAGCAGAAACTGGTAAACCCCGACATAACCCGGGGACGAGGGTATGGTTAGGCCCATATTGAGCAATGCACAGATAAAGGGTATATAGATAAATTTTACAGAAACATTGAGCGTTAATGTGGCAAAGTATAAAGCAGTACTCATACAAAGCCATTGTAAAAATGATATCGCCACATAAAAGATTATGTTCAGGGGTGAATTTATCCGCCTGATGTTCCCGCCGATCTCGATAAGTCTGTGGGCAAATTTCAATAAAAAGGGTTTTTTTACCTTACCAAGTA
The sequence above is a segment of the Pseudomonadota bacterium genome. Coding sequences within it:
- a CDS encoding APC family permease, translating into MEPDISEPQPTLFEKIKRKLIGEPRDVNEPSIFHKLSLVPILAWIGLGADGLSSSSYGPEEAFRALGTHTYLAPVIGVATALTVFIIAYAYSRIIEHFPHGGGGYIVATHTINKNVGVVSGCALLVDYMLTITVSLVSCGDALFSFLPLTFQKYKIFFVSFLIFALVILNLRGVKESVTLLAPIFAIFIITHILLIGYGIITHVPQINSLLGELKTTSSSDLSTIGFIGILAIFLRAFSLGGGTYTGLEAVSNGMQILREPKVQTGKRTMAYMSTSLAITAGGLFFCYYLFRINPVEGRTLNTILADGVFGNWPFGYYIALITILSEGVLLIVAAQAGFIDGPRVMANMAIDSWFPRRFAALSERLSMQNGVLVMGIAAIIL
- a CDS encoding transcriptional coactivator p15/PC4 family protein — translated: MQIGELEKGKDKIIISLKEFKGKQYIDIRTYFENQEGEWIPTKKGISLTPENLDDVIKFLKEAKQKVSDK